From a region of the Sandaracinaceae bacterium genome:
- the bioA gene encoding adenosylmethionine--8-amino-7-oxononanoate transaminase: protein MTIDSREALLAIDRRHLWRPYTSSEDHETKTPLFIERAEGPYLYAADGTRYLDGSGAWWCNNLGHGHPRLREALTRQAHDLLHCSMAGTVHPSAVLLAQELVDIAPPGLTRVFYSDNGSTSVEVALKMAFQYWQQNGRPGRTRFLALPGGYHGDTIGAMAVGNVGAFNGLFAPLFPGGRAAAEGLPEPAHADDEAGWDALFSALEHTLRADADEIAAVIVEPLIQGAAGMRTYPERHLRRLREVTREVDTFLICDEVFTGLGRTGTLWASTRAGISPDLLCTAKGLSGGALPFSATLATERVFDGFRGDKTRALMHGHTFYGNPLGAAVAREVLAIYREEAILENSQPLAAQLAAGFAALAAIPGVRRTRALGMVAAADLGEGGYLGRLGWAVHDAARARGAQLRPLGDTIYAIPPLNIDPAALEGLVRIVHESVVEALGSERGGIRP from the coding sequence ATGACGATCGACTCCCGCGAAGCCCTGCTGGCCATCGACCGGCGGCACCTCTGGCGGCCGTACACGTCGAGCGAGGACCACGAAACCAAGACCCCGCTCTTCATCGAGCGCGCCGAGGGGCCGTACCTCTACGCGGCGGACGGGACGCGATACCTGGACGGGAGCGGCGCGTGGTGGTGCAACAATCTGGGCCACGGGCACCCTCGCTTGCGTGAGGCGCTGACCCGGCAGGCGCACGATCTCTTGCACTGCTCGATGGCGGGCACCGTGCACCCTTCGGCGGTGCTGCTGGCGCAGGAGCTCGTGGACATCGCGCCGCCCGGGCTCACGCGCGTGTTCTACAGCGACAACGGCAGCACCTCGGTGGAGGTGGCGCTCAAGATGGCGTTCCAATACTGGCAGCAGAACGGCCGGCCGGGGCGCACGCGCTTCCTGGCGCTGCCGGGCGGCTATCACGGCGACACCATCGGGGCCATGGCGGTGGGCAACGTGGGGGCGTTCAACGGGCTGTTCGCGCCGCTGTTTCCGGGGGGGCGCGCGGCCGCGGAGGGGCTGCCCGAGCCTGCGCACGCGGACGACGAGGCCGGCTGGGACGCGCTCTTCAGCGCGCTCGAGCACACGCTGCGGGCTGACGCCGACGAGATCGCGGCGGTCATCGTGGAGCCGTTGATCCAGGGCGCCGCGGGCATGCGCACCTACCCCGAGCGGCACCTGCGACGGCTGCGCGAGGTGACGCGCGAGGTGGACACGTTCCTGATCTGCGACGAGGTCTTCACCGGCCTCGGACGCACCGGGACCCTGTGGGCCAGCACGCGCGCGGGTATCTCACCGGACCTGCTCTGCACCGCCAAGGGGCTGTCGGGTGGAGCGCTGCCCTTCTCGGCCACGCTGGCCACCGAGCGCGTGTTCGACGGCTTCCGCGGCGACAAGACGCGCGCGCTGATGCACGGCCACACGTTCTATGGCAACCCGCTGGGCGCGGCGGTGGCGCGCGAGGTGCTGGCCATCTACCGCGAGGAGGCCATCCTCGAGAACAGCCAACCGCTGGCGGCACAGCTGGCGGCGGGCTTCGCAGCGCTGGCCGCCATCCCCGGCGTGCGGCGAACCCGGGCGCTGGGCATGGTGGCCGCTGCCGACTTGGGCGAAGGCGGCTACCTGGGCCGTCTGGGCTGGGCGGTGCACGACGCCGCGCGCGCCCGCGGCGCTCAGCTGCGCCCCCTGGGCGACACCATCTACGCGATTCCGCCACTGAATATCGACCCTGCCGCGCTCGAAGGGCTAGTGCGCATCGTCCACGAGAGCGTCGTGGAAGCGCTGGGCAGCGAGCGTGGCGGCATCCGTCCCTGA
- a CDS encoding response regulator, producing the protein MAQPPPPPPDKPRVLCVEDEPAVLTLVVKLLEPIARVQTATDGQQALEILQASKKPPDLVITDMMMPRLDGMGLAKAMRADERLAKVPIIMLTAKSGAMDVVGGINAGAKHYVTKPFKHEELLSKVRKLLRL; encoded by the coding sequence ATGGCTCAGCCACCGCCCCCCCCACCCGACAAGCCGCGCGTCCTCTGCGTGGAAGACGAACCCGCTGTCCTCACACTCGTGGTGAAGCTGCTGGAGCCCATTGCGCGCGTGCAGACGGCTACCGACGGTCAGCAAGCCCTCGAGATCCTGCAGGCCAGCAAGAAGCCGCCGGACCTGGTCATCACCGACATGATGATGCCGCGCCTCGACGGCATGGGCCTCGCCAAGGCCATGCGTGCGGACGAGCGCCTGGCCAAGGTGCCCATCATCATGCTCACCGCCAAGAGCGGCGCCATGGACGTCGTGGGCGGCATCAACGCCGGGGCCAAGCACTACGTCACCAAGCCGTTCAAGCACGAAGAGCTGCTGAGCAAGGTGCGCAAGCTGCTCCGCCTGTAG
- the lnt gene encoding apolipoprotein N-acyltransferase translates to MAEPTPPPTDGASPSPTRAWLPFALAALSGTLHFLSFCGFGLWPLAFVCFLPLYFALEHPSVVTKRRAAAVGFTHGFVAYLGGYHWMAKMLEVFSGFNIGIASFLASFFWAYLALLQLVLALCLRRARHHGYPVALAAVAFILCLEQWFPTLFPSHFGYAFFDQTWLLQLADLGGPGVVGALPLLIQAALYPLVRSRLAGQSLTVHAARPLLASLALLLLGLGYGAWRAQEVDARAARAETLHVGIVQAAMGVFEKHLYPQRGHRLHLEGSRSLEASQRAAGHPLDLLVWPESAYLWTLPPNANLERVLRDLTTPLLFGGLRRDMDQDGQMGFFNTAYLIDAQAQLLGTYDKTYLLAFGEYLPLGETFPQLYELSPRTGRLSPGTHTRPLVLPGSSGDTRITTLICYEDVLPGFTRQAVAAGQPHLLVNITNDAWFGKSQEPHIHLAMARFRAAEHHRALVRSTNSGVSAFIDPAGRVVTHGGLFTGEQLHARVPRMDQATLYETVGDWPAWLATVASLGMLLRRRRVWAA, encoded by the coding sequence ATGGCCGAGCCCACACCACCGCCTACCGACGGCGCGTCCCCGAGCCCCACCCGTGCCTGGCTGCCCTTCGCGCTGGCGGCGCTCTCGGGCACGCTGCACTTCCTGTCCTTCTGCGGCTTCGGCCTCTGGCCGCTGGCGTTCGTGTGCTTCCTGCCGCTGTATTTCGCGCTCGAGCACCCGAGCGTGGTCACCAAGCGGCGCGCGGCGGCGGTGGGCTTCACGCACGGCTTCGTGGCCTACCTGGGCGGCTACCACTGGATGGCCAAGATGCTGGAGGTCTTCAGCGGCTTCAACATCGGCATCGCGTCGTTCCTGGCGTCGTTCTTCTGGGCCTACCTGGCGCTGTTGCAGCTGGTGTTGGCGCTCTGCCTGCGGCGCGCGCGCCACCACGGCTACCCGGTGGCGCTCGCGGCGGTGGCCTTCATCTTGTGTCTCGAGCAGTGGTTCCCCACGCTCTTCCCGAGCCACTTCGGATATGCGTTCTTCGACCAGACCTGGCTGCTGCAGCTGGCGGACCTCGGCGGCCCGGGCGTGGTGGGTGCGCTTCCGCTCTTGATCCAAGCGGCGCTCTACCCGCTGGTGCGCAGCCGCCTCGCGGGGCAGTCGCTCACCGTGCACGCAGCGCGGCCGCTGCTCGCTTCCTTGGCGCTCCTGCTGCTGGGCCTCGGCTACGGCGCCTGGCGCGCGCAAGAGGTGGACGCGCGCGCGGCGCGGGCCGAGACGCTGCACGTGGGCATCGTGCAGGCGGCCATGGGCGTGTTCGAGAAGCACCTCTACCCGCAGCGGGGGCATCGCCTGCACCTCGAGGGGTCGCGGTCGCTCGAGGCCTCCCAGCGCGCCGCCGGGCACCCGCTCGACCTCTTGGTGTGGCCCGAGTCCGCCTACCTGTGGACGCTGCCGCCCAACGCCAACCTCGAGCGCGTGCTGCGCGATCTCACCACGCCGCTGCTCTTCGGCGGCCTGCGGCGGGACATGGACCAAGACGGCCAGATGGGCTTCTTCAACACGGCCTACCTGATCGACGCGCAGGCGCAGCTGCTGGGCACGTACGACAAGACGTACCTGCTGGCCTTCGGGGAGTACCTGCCGCTCGGCGAGACGTTCCCGCAGCTGTACGAGCTGTCGCCGCGCACGGGGCGCCTGTCACCGGGCACGCACACGCGCCCGCTGGTGCTCCCGGGCTCCTCGGGGGACACGCGCATCACCACGCTCATCTGCTACGAGGACGTGCTGCCGGGCTTCACGCGGCAGGCGGTGGCCGCAGGGCAGCCGCACCTGCTGGTGAACATCACCAACGACGCGTGGTTCGGGAAGAGCCAGGAGCCGCACATCCACTTGGCCATGGCGCGCTTCCGGGCGGCCGAACACCACCGCGCGCTGGTGCGCTCCACCAACAGCGGCGTCAGCGCCTTCATCGACCCGGCCGGCCGCGTGGTGACGCACGGCGGGCTGTTCACGGGCGAGCAGCTGCACGCTCGCGTTCCCCGCATGGACCAGGCCACGCTCTACGAGACGGTGGGCGACTGGCCCGCGTGGCTCGCCACGGTGGCCTCGCTCGGGATGTTGCTGCGCCGCCGCCGCGTGTGGGCCGCGTGA
- a CDS encoding ATP-dependent DNA helicase RecQ translates to MSVSASEQRLQQRFGLSSFHPWQREAIDALLTGPKRVLVVAPTGGGKSLCYQYPATELTGTTLVVSPLIALMEDQVRALTARGVRATFLASTLDFEELKAREAAVARGEFDLVYVAPERLSNRYTFEMVRALRPPLIAIDEAHCISQWGHDFRPEYLRLGEVLRALDPPHVLACTATATPVVRDEILARLGLTTRDTAVVLRGFARPNLHLSCEEIDGQKARRDAAVAILLEVLGSASEPKGGAIVYAATRKNAEAVGESLLAAGFRAGVYHAGMSPEDRASVNARFASGELHVVAATNAFGMGIDRADIRVVVHLQAPGSIEAYYQEVGRAGRDGAPAEGVLLASASDMGLRKRLIDMRGSGGELAARQWDLFLDLMRYVEAGSCRHDFILRYFGDDQETLGGCGHCDVCSALEGRESTSGDGARSDPAAQLVVRQALSGIARARGQVGLRSVAEMLAGKSNAKSKRWGFEQLSTFGLLRNEGVEWAVALLRRLVTAALADLTSDEYPLLILTARGVSVMKGELPADVLLPPAHAGRRSGGKRAGPRDTASASSKSQNAVDIEALDDGSRRLFMALREERLALARERAVPPYVVCHDRTLLGLAVHRPTTEGGLSGVHGMGPARIEAYGARLIAVIERNAGLS, encoded by the coding sequence GTGAGCGTGTCGGCCAGCGAACAGCGGCTCCAGCAGCGCTTCGGCCTCAGCAGCTTCCACCCCTGGCAGCGCGAGGCCATCGACGCGCTGCTGACCGGGCCCAAGCGCGTGCTGGTGGTGGCGCCCACCGGGGGCGGCAAGTCGCTCTGCTACCAGTACCCGGCCACGGAGCTCACGGGCACCACGCTGGTGGTGTCGCCGCTAATTGCGCTCATGGAGGACCAGGTTCGGGCCCTCACGGCGCGCGGCGTGCGGGCCACCTTCCTGGCGTCCACGCTGGACTTCGAGGAGCTCAAGGCGCGCGAAGCCGCCGTGGCCCGTGGAGAATTCGACCTGGTCTACGTGGCCCCCGAGCGGCTGAGCAACCGCTACACCTTCGAGATGGTGCGCGCGCTGCGGCCGCCGCTCATCGCCATCGACGAGGCGCACTGTATTTCGCAGTGGGGGCACGACTTCCGGCCCGAGTACCTGCGCCTGGGGGAGGTGCTGCGCGCGCTCGACCCGCCACACGTGCTGGCCTGCACGGCCACGGCCACGCCCGTGGTGCGCGACGAGATCCTGGCGCGCCTCGGGCTGACCACACGGGACACCGCGGTGGTGCTGCGTGGCTTCGCGCGCCCCAACCTGCACCTCTCGTGCGAAGAGATCGACGGCCAGAAGGCGCGCCGCGACGCAGCCGTGGCCATCTTGCTGGAGGTGCTGGGCAGCGCCAGCGAGCCGAAGGGCGGCGCCATCGTATACGCGGCCACGCGCAAGAACGCCGAGGCCGTGGGCGAGTCGCTGCTGGCAGCGGGCTTTCGCGCGGGCGTCTATCACGCGGGCATGAGCCCCGAAGACCGGGCCAGCGTGAACGCGCGCTTCGCGAGTGGGGAGCTGCACGTGGTGGCCGCCACCAACGCGTTCGGCATGGGCATCGACCGCGCCGACATCCGCGTGGTGGTGCACCTCCAGGCGCCCGGCTCCATCGAGGCCTACTACCAAGAGGTGGGCCGCGCGGGGCGCGACGGCGCGCCGGCCGAGGGCGTGCTGCTGGCCAGCGCCAGCGACATGGGCCTGCGCAAGCGGCTGATCGACATGCGCGGCTCGGGCGGCGAGCTGGCGGCGCGGCAGTGGGACTTGTTTCTGGACCTGATGCGCTACGTGGAGGCCGGCAGCTGCCGCCACGACTTCATCTTGCGCTACTTCGGCGACGACCAAGAGACGCTGGGCGGCTGCGGCCACTGCGACGTGTGCAGCGCGCTCGAGGGGCGCGAGAGCACGAGCGGCGACGGCGCGCGCAGCGACCCGGCCGCGCAGCTGGTGGTGCGTCAGGCTCTCAGCGGAATCGCGCGCGCGCGCGGCCAGGTGGGCCTGCGCAGCGTGGCCGAGATGCTGGCGGGCAAGAGCAACGCCAAGAGCAAGCGCTGGGGCTTCGAGCAGCTGTCCACGTTCGGGCTCTTGCGCAACGAAGGCGTGGAGTGGGCGGTGGCGCTCTTGCGGCGCCTGGTGACGGCGGCGCTGGCGGACCTGACGAGCGACGAGTACCCGCTGCTGATCCTGACCGCGCGCGGCGTGAGCGTGATGAAAGGCGAGCTGCCGGCCGACGTATTGCTGCCTCCGGCGCACGCGGGGCGCCGCTCGGGGGGCAAGCGCGCCGGGCCTCGGGACACCGCGTCCGCCAGCAGCAAGAGCCAGAACGCGGTGGACATCGAGGCGCTCGACGACGGCTCCCGGCGCCTCTTCATGGCGCTGCGCGAGGAGCGTTTGGCGCTTGCCCGCGAGCGTGCCGTGCCCCCGTACGTGGTGTGCCACGACCGCACGCTGCTGGGCCTCGCGGTGCACCGGCCCACCACGGAGGGCGGCCTCTCGGGGGTGCACGGGATGGGCCCGGCGCGCATCGAAGCCTATGGCGCGCGCTTGATCGCGGTGATTGAGCGCAACGCCGGCTTGTCGTAG
- a CDS encoding RNA-binding protein: MGKRIFVGNLAYSTTDDSLRAHFEAKGHEVRKATVVLDRETGRSRGFAFVDLGDGEDLAAIIAANHERDLDGRRVTVTEAVERPRGAGPGGPPRGPRPGGDGGRPPYGGDRPRGPGGPGGYQGGGGGGGYQGGGGGGGYQGGGGGGGYQGGGGGGGYQGGGGGGGYQGGGGGGGYQGGGGYSSGGGGGGGYQGGGGGGGGFPRRPPDAGAPPRPFQGPPAEPGAAGEDPDQPSRKRREKPALKKREEVRPPPRRTEREEERRPNNKWRGGMGWEAGDDDDE; encoded by the coding sequence GTGGGCAAGAGAATCTTCGTCGGGAACCTGGCGTACTCGACGACAGACGATTCACTCAGGGCGCACTTCGAGGCCAAAGGGCACGAGGTCAGAAAAGCCACTGTCGTACTAGACCGCGAGACCGGAAGGTCGCGCGGCTTCGCCTTCGTCGACCTCGGCGACGGCGAAGACCTGGCGGCGATCATCGCGGCGAACCACGAGCGAGATCTCGATGGGCGGCGCGTGACGGTCACCGAGGCGGTGGAGCGCCCACGCGGCGCGGGCCCGGGTGGCCCACCGCGTGGCCCACGGCCAGGAGGTGACGGTGGTCGCCCGCCGTACGGTGGCGATCGGCCGCGAGGCCCCGGCGGACCGGGCGGCTACCAAGGCGGCGGTGGTGGCGGTGGCTACCAAGGCGGCGGTGGTGGCGGTGGCTACCAAGGCGGCGGCGGTGGCGGTGGCTACCAAGGCGGCGGTGGCGGCGGTGGCTACCAAGGCGGCGGCGGTGGCGGCGGCTACCAAGGCGGCGGCGGTGGCGGCGGCTACCAAGGTGGCGGCGGCTACAGCTCCGGCGGCGGCGGTGGTGGCGGCTACCAGGGCGGCGGTGGTGGCGGTGGTGGTTTCCCCCGACGCCCGCCCGACGCAGGCGCGCCCCCGCGCCCCTTCCAGGGCCCTCCGGCGGAGCCCGGGGCGGCCGGTGAAGACCCCGATCAGCCCAGCCGCAAGCGCCGCGAGAAGCCCGCGCTGAAGAAGCGCGAAGAGGTGCGTCCTCCTCCTCGTCGCACCGAGCGCGAAGAAGAGCGCCGCCCCAACAACAAGTGGCGCGGCGGCATGGGCTGGGAAGCCGGCGACGACGACGACGAGTGA
- a CDS encoding DUF4340 domain-containing protein, which translates to MQNKKLLIAGGVLVTLVALVAFMANRRATTDAGSSEAPETATLPDLDGSAITSLTIARPDSAPITLTREGETWRITTPIEAEADENVVRAAIEKLDELEAGEVVARNATNHARLEVDDEQGLRVTVRAGDAEVADLIFGATRGGNTMVRVAGQDVVVAAEGSMRFAFDRELSAFRNKRIVDVTPERVVGLSYQVGERTLAFARTEEWALTAGEPIERFGAQRVQAVAATLARMRATDFAAAEVTEADAGLTAPEAVVTLSIGPEPVEPSDAAPDAGVAEVADGGTAAPAAAPAAAPTIVETIVIELGGAAPGDGQIYVRVRGLPTIYTISRYTSDRLRGEASLFQEPEPGAAPEEGAEDPAGLGIPGHEGMGAPGGQQIPEELMRQIQEQMRQQGMGQ; encoded by the coding sequence ATGCAGAACAAGAAGCTCCTCATCGCGGGCGGCGTCCTCGTCACCCTGGTTGCCCTCGTGGCCTTCATGGCCAACCGCCGCGCCACCACGGACGCTGGCTCGAGCGAAGCCCCCGAAACGGCCACGCTGCCGGACCTCGACGGCAGCGCCATCACCTCGCTCACCATCGCGCGCCCCGACTCCGCTCCCATTACGCTCACGCGTGAGGGCGAGACGTGGCGCATCACCACGCCCATCGAGGCCGAGGCCGACGAGAACGTGGTGCGCGCCGCCATCGAGAAGCTCGACGAGCTCGAGGCCGGTGAGGTCGTGGCCCGCAACGCGACCAACCACGCGCGCCTCGAAGTGGACGACGAGCAGGGCCTGCGCGTGACCGTGCGCGCCGGCGACGCCGAGGTGGCCGACCTGATCTTCGGCGCCACGCGCGGCGGCAACACCATGGTCCGCGTGGCTGGCCAAGACGTGGTGGTCGCCGCCGAGGGCTCCATGCGCTTCGCGTTCGACCGCGAGCTCAGCGCCTTCCGCAACAAGCGCATCGTGGACGTCACGCCCGAGCGCGTGGTGGGCCTGAGCTACCAGGTGGGCGAGCGCACGCTGGCCTTCGCGCGCACCGAAGAGTGGGCGCTCACCGCGGGTGAGCCCATCGAGCGCTTCGGCGCCCAGCGCGTGCAGGCCGTGGCCGCCACGCTCGCGCGCATGCGCGCCACCGACTTCGCCGCCGCCGAGGTGACCGAAGCCGACGCGGGGCTCACCGCCCCCGAGGCCGTGGTCACGCTGTCCATCGGGCCCGAGCCCGTGGAGCCCAGCGACGCGGCGCCGGACGCGGGTGTGGCCGAGGTGGCCGACGGTGGCACCGCTGCTCCGGCGGCTGCTCCTGCCGCAGCGCCCACCATCGTCGAGACGATCGTCATCGAGCTCGGCGGCGCGGCCCCCGGCGACGGTCAGATCTACGTGCGCGTGCGCGGGCTGCCCACCATCTACACCATCTCGCGCTACACCTCGGACCGCCTGCGCGGCGAGGCCTCGCTCTTCCAGGAGCCCGAGCCGGGCGCCGCGCCGGAAGAGGGCGCCGAGGACCCCGCGGGCCTGGGCATCCCGGGCCACGAGGGCATGGGCGCGCCGGGCGGTCAGCAGATCCCCGAGGAGCTCATGCGCCAGATCCAGGAGCAGATGCGCCAGCAGGGCATGGGCCAGTAG
- a CDS encoding GldG family protein → MTTNKRKRAASESLVFLLIGAGILLALNLLGLFTSYGRFDATRNRLFSLAPSSERLMEDLDEDMQITAYFSSDLPPQFASTEREVRDLLEEYAQASDGRLSVRFVDPGDDEELKSQAEEDGIEAVQHQLIEAGARSTRMGFRGLVIKYMGDSRTIPVIAGSDGLEYELTMRIKDLVGEKRVVGILAGHGAATLAEDLAPLSQMLTNYELREVSAAQPIDNDEISAVLLVSPSEAIPEAELQNLNTYVMNGGALGIIGGSINLNLEQPPPSAAPVDTGLNALLERWGVRLEQNLVADPQCEMLPMGGMAVPYPFFPRAVLDAEQQEHPAVFGLATVTMPFSASVSVLEDAPAGVRVLPLISSSEGAWVVNDASIMLQPRDPTEWQRTGRVGTRAMAVAIEGTLPSAFPGGEGPAQAATDVRVMVIGAGALFLQAGQGQMTDTLAFALNSVDWLAAEDDLIAIRTKSVAEPGLDQPAALRDAEQRAEAASEARDRDEFAEALEERQAAEDAYKRSQQITQWALTLGLPLLLALFGVIRWRQRIAKKNNIKL, encoded by the coding sequence ATGACCACCAACAAGCGCAAACGGGCGGCCAGCGAGTCGCTCGTCTTCCTCCTCATCGGGGCCGGCATCCTGCTCGCCCTCAACCTGCTCGGCCTGTTCACCTCCTACGGTCGCTTCGACGCCACGCGCAACAGGCTCTTCAGCCTGGCGCCCAGCAGCGAGCGCCTCATGGAGGACCTCGACGAGGACATGCAGATCACGGCGTACTTCAGCAGTGACCTGCCGCCGCAGTTCGCCTCCACGGAGCGCGAGGTGCGTGACCTGCTCGAAGAGTACGCGCAGGCCAGCGACGGCCGCCTCAGCGTGCGGTTCGTGGACCCGGGCGACGACGAAGAGCTGAAGTCCCAGGCGGAAGAGGACGGCATCGAGGCCGTCCAGCACCAGCTCATCGAGGCCGGCGCGCGCAGCACGCGCATGGGCTTCCGCGGCCTGGTCATCAAGTACATGGGCGACTCGCGCACCATCCCGGTCATCGCCGGCAGCGACGGCCTCGAGTACGAGCTGACCATGCGCATCAAGGACCTGGTGGGCGAGAAGCGCGTGGTCGGCATCCTGGCCGGTCACGGCGCCGCCACCCTGGCGGAAGACCTGGCGCCGCTCAGCCAGATGCTCACCAACTACGAGCTGCGCGAGGTGAGCGCGGCGCAGCCCATCGACAACGACGAGATCTCGGCCGTGCTGCTGGTCTCGCCGTCCGAAGCCATCCCCGAGGCCGAGCTGCAGAACCTGAACACCTACGTCATGAACGGCGGGGCGCTCGGCATCATCGGCGGCTCCATCAACCTGAACCTCGAGCAGCCGCCCCCCAGCGCGGCGCCCGTGGACACCGGCCTGAACGCGCTCCTCGAGCGCTGGGGCGTGCGCCTCGAGCAGAACCTCGTCGCGGACCCGCAGTGCGAGATGCTGCCCATGGGCGGCATGGCCGTGCCGTACCCCTTCTTCCCGCGCGCGGTGCTGGACGCCGAGCAGCAGGAGCACCCGGCCGTCTTCGGGCTGGCCACCGTGACCATGCCCTTCAGCGCGTCGGTGAGCGTGCTGGAAGACGCCCCCGCCGGCGTGCGCGTGCTGCCGCTCATCTCGTCCTCCGAGGGCGCGTGGGTGGTCAACGACGCGAGCATCATGCTCCAGCCGCGTGACCCGACCGAGTGGCAGCGCACGGGCCGCGTGGGCACGCGCGCCATGGCCGTGGCCATCGAGGGCACGTTGCCCAGCGCCTTCCCGGGCGGCGAAGGCCCCGCGCAGGCCGCGACGGACGTGCGTGTGATGGTCATCGGTGCCGGCGCGCTCTTCCTCCAGGCGGGGCAGGGCCAGATGACCGACACGCTGGCCTTTGCGCTCAACTCGGTGGACTGGCTCGCGGCCGAGGACGACCTCATCGCGATCCGCACCAAGAGCGTCGCGGAGCCTGGTCTCGACCAGCCCGCCGCCTTGCGCGACGCCGAGCAGCGCGCCGAAGCGGCGAGCGAAGCGCGTGACCGTGACGAGTTCGCCGAGGCTCTCGAAGAGCGCCAGGCGGCGGAGGACGCGTACAAGCGCTCGCAGCAGATCACGCAGTGGGCGCTCACGCTCGGGCTGCCCCTCTTGCTCGCGCTCTTCGGGGTGATCCGCTGGCGCCAGCGCATCGCCAAGAAGAACAACATCAAGCTCTGA
- a CDS encoding ABC transporter permease subunit, with product MQNILTIAGRQFRSYWNGPTAYIVLSLVLGALGWFFWSTFFLYDQASVRQMFDWVGILSAFAAPALAMGLLADEKRQGTIELLITLPVRDHEVVLGKFLGVMGLYGVLALLTIPYPIAVAQFGPLEAGPVVTGYLGMLLQGGAMLAIGLMASSFTENQVVAFFVALTLTMFFFLVDKMLVLLPSELAGSLEWFSFGYHFGPMTRGVIDLRNVVFFLSVTALCLGVTFRSLESRRWS from the coding sequence ATGCAGAACATCCTGACCATCGCGGGGCGTCAGTTCCGCAGCTATTGGAACGGCCCGACGGCCTACATCGTGCTCTCGCTGGTGCTCGGCGCCCTCGGCTGGTTCTTCTGGAGCACGTTCTTCCTCTATGACCAGGCCAGCGTGCGCCAGATGTTCGACTGGGTCGGCATCCTGAGCGCCTTCGCTGCGCCCGCACTGGCCATGGGCCTCCTGGCGGACGAGAAGCGCCAGGGCACCATCGAGCTGCTCATCACGCTGCCCGTGCGCGACCACGAAGTGGTCCTCGGCAAGTTCCTGGGCGTCATGGGCCTCTACGGCGTGCTCGCGCTGCTGACCATCCCGTACCCCATCGCGGTGGCGCAGTTCGGCCCCCTCGAGGCGGGCCCGGTGGTCACCGGCTACCTCGGCATGTTGCTGCAGGGCGGCGCCATGCTGGCCATCGGCCTCATGGCCAGCAGCTTCACCGAGAACCAGGTCGTGGCGTTCTTCGTGGCGCTCACGCTCACCATGTTCTTCTTCCTGGTCGACAAGATGCTGGTGCTCCTGCCCAGCGAGCTCGCGGGCTCCCTCGAGTGGTTCAGCTTCGGCTACCACTTCGGGCCCATGACGCGCGGAGTCATCGACCTGCGCAACGTCGTCTTCTTCCTCTCTGTGACCGCCCTGTGCCTCGGCGTCACCTTCCGCTCCCTCGAGAGCCGGCGCTGGAGCTGA
- a CDS encoding ATP-binding cassette domain-containing protein — MIEAQELHKLYGPMTALQKASFKVHRGEVVGLLGPNGAGKSTTMKILTCYISPTSGTATVNGCDVFDDPVGARRAIGYLPESTPLYYEMMVLEYLEFMAAMRGFKGVEGRKRIKTAVEQTSLGDVLGKEIRALSKGFKQRVGLAQALVHDPPLLVLDEPMSGLDPNQASEIRDLIKEIGEKRTVILSTHNLAEVQVTCDRVLIISGGRIVADDKPEELMERAGKAKYVATIQGSSDGSAAAQKAFEKIKGAATVRARTGEEAGELVFEILPEGDKDLRADIFKAAVAADLVLLGLEHQGENLEDIFRDLTRVGEA; from the coding sequence ATGATCGAGGCCCAAGAGCTGCACAAGCTCTACGGGCCGATGACCGCCCTCCAGAAGGCAAGCTTCAAGGTGCACCGCGGCGAAGTCGTCGGCCTGCTCGGCCCCAACGGCGCCGGCAAGAGCACCACCATGAAGATCCTCACCTGCTACATCTCGCCCACCAGCGGGACGGCCACGGTGAACGGCTGCGACGTCTTCGACGACCCGGTCGGGGCGCGCCGCGCCATCGGCTACCTGCCGGAGAGCACGCCGCTCTACTACGAGATGATGGTGCTCGAGTACCTCGAGTTCATGGCCGCCATGCGCGGCTTCAAGGGCGTGGAGGGCCGCAAGCGCATCAAGACCGCGGTGGAGCAGACCTCGCTCGGCGACGTGCTGGGCAAGGAGATCCGCGCGCTCTCGAAGGGCTTCAAGCAGCGCGTGGGCCTGGCGCAGGCGCTGGTGCACGACCCCCCGCTGCTGGTGCTCGACGAGCCCATGAGCGGCCTCGACCCCAACCAGGCCTCCGAGATCCGCGACCTCATCAAGGAGATCGGCGAGAAGCGCACGGTCATCCTGAGCACGCACAACCTCGCGGAGGTGCAGGTCACGTGTGACCGCGTGCTCATCATCTCGGGCGGCCGCATCGTGGCGGACGACAAGCCCGAAGAGCTCATGGAGCGCGCCGGCAAGGCCAAGTACGTGGCCACCATTCAGGGCAGCTCGGACGGCTCGGCGGCGGCGCAGAAGGCCTTCGAGAAGATCAAGGGCGCGGCCACCGTGCGCGCGCGCACCGGCGAAGAGGCCGGCGAGCTGGTGTTCGAGATCCTGCCCGAGGGCGACAAGGACCTCCGTGCCGACATCTTCAAGGCCGCCGTGGCCGCCGACCTGGTGCTGCTCGGGCTAGAGCATCAGGGCGAGAACCTGGAAGACATCTTCCGCGACCTGACCCGCGTGGGAGAGGCGTGA